The Quercus lobata isolate SW786 chromosome 9, ValleyOak3.0 Primary Assembly, whole genome shotgun sequence region aaaaaaagaataatggaAAAGGCAATGATTAGCAAAACTTtaactctttgtttttttctagttttcaaaTGCATTATCCAAAGAGCACCTTTTGTTAGAATATTTACAATGGAGTGGTGTGGTTAGTTGTAAATTGTTCAGTTAAAACTAGTAAAGTCTCGTATTGGATAATAATGACAAAAGTGAGtgattaaatataatataattaagccTAAACCCATTACCTCAAGCTTTTGGGTTGATTGGTGTCGtgatatgttatattaactccTCAATTGGAGTCTTCCCAATGTGTTATTTTCCCAACACCTTCCAAAAACatcttctaataaaattttgaataactcACCAGCCATCTTGGAGATTTTGGACTAAAGAATAGACCAAGAAGTTGTACTAGACATAGTATAGTTcctaaattaaagaaaaaaagaagaagccttATTATGAAACTACCTTCAAATGACAAGAATACAGGACAAGAGCAGGGAAGCTTACCAATCAGAGCCAAAGTTCGCCATTTCACAAAAGCTCCAATTAAATATGTTAACGATACCCCACAACAAATCATCAACTGTATGAGTGGCAATTAATAGGTGAACGGGGCAATGACTTACATGGTTTCCATATTCATAAGAATTTTGCCTTACCTGATGAACAGTTGTAAACCCTCCCCGAAGTTTCTTAGGTGTTATTTCTGCTATATATATAGGTACCTAATTGCTATCGGGAACACAATTAATTTTACTGTTTACATAAAAGATAAATCATTGAAATTGTAATCTAACAACTTACCACATAGGAAAGGAGTCCCATCCCACAACCTACCAACAGTCTCCCAAGGTCAAGCCACCAAGCACCCTTTCAACAAGCACCAAGCATTTGACATTATGAAGTGAAGCTAAGATAACATATCCACTTACGACAAATTAATTCCTGAAACAATTTTGTGACATAGTTGTTCCTCATCATGGATGATCATCTAAACTTTAGTTTTATGTAAGAGCAACTACAAAATTGTGATGCTGCCACAATGATTTCCATTATCCTTATGTAAACATCTTTTCAGATAAAATGTAGGGGTTGTCATGCATGTAACATTAACATTGATGTTTGGAACTGCATAAAACAGAGAGATGGGATTCAAAACCTTTGAGAATGCTATGGCTAGCCACCCTGCCAGGCAGAATATCTCTGAAAAGCCCATTGTCTGCCTTGCAAAACAACCAACAAATTGAAAAACTGATGAGCTATGGAGCTTGAACCTTAATAATACCACCGGTGATGATTTCAGGGTGAAGTACTTACACCTCTTCTACCTATGTAATCTGCTATTTGGCCACTCACTATTGCACCCATCATTGCTCCAATTGTCAATATTGAACCAAAAAGTGAGTACTGCAGTATAACCAAAAGATGTTGAGAAAATCATATACAAAAATGTATAAGGCAAGCAAAAGATAGTTTACAAAACAATGCAGCAAAATGGATTTTGCATAAAGCAACACGATACAACATTTCACTTCATTTTGAAAGCTCAAACAGTGACTTCTCTAAGAAGGTCAGATCAGTATCTCCAAGTCATATAGTCCTTACTACCAACTAattattctcaacattcaaACTTTGAAATGTCATTCATCCTAAATGTTGTATGCCTTTTAATTGTATCTAACATTTCTCAAAATCATAGTTAAATTTTATTCCAATCtgatcagaaaaatacaaagctAGGTGATGAACTGTGTCTGTGATCTTGCCATGTGGATATGATTTTCCAAATAtaacctttcttctttttccatgtaGTAGAGCTCAAATAGTGGTATCTTCACATGAAGATTTGTTGTCATAGATCACCATAATCCCAGACAATAGAAGCATAAATACTGAAATTTATTCAAAATGTCaatgaaattaatatataaatggaaaaatggttaaaataatacaaatgtTATATTCATAGCAGAAGATGTTTCCAGAGCAAGATAGTTCAAGTGCTTAAAAGTGTTCTAAAGTGATAATATCATTTGCCAAAAGTAAAAATGCACTTTATAGTTTTACACCCACCTCAGCCACTGTAAGACCCAGGTCATCCATGATTCCAGTCTGAGCAGGTGATGAATATCCCACCTAGAAAATCAATTATACATCATTTTCAGTTCAGTAGTCAGCATATCAAACGTCTAGGCATCCCACATAGAGATACCCATCCCATTATTGTCTTATTCAGTTATTCTCTCCAATGTTACAAAAGACTAAGCCTGCAATCCATTGACAAATCTACAACCCAAATATTTAGATGCATTTGTATGTAAAATCCCTACAAAAAATTTGGTGATTCAACTAATATATGTTCTATCATGGCCTAGTAGGCTAGCTCTAGTAGCATAGAAAACATTGTGACACTTCAAACCATTGGAATTAATAAATGCTTTAATAATTCTTAAAGTGTTAATTAATTCCAATGATTTGAGTTagtttctgaaaaaaaaaaaatgaaaaaaaaaaaagattcaagtTACAATGGTTTCTCtccatttcaattttcaaatgaaTCTAGTTAGATATCATAGAATTTGTGTTCTTTACAGATTTGCAAAATTTGATACTCATCATGCATAAACGCATCAAAATACCATGTGGACTAGAGAGTGTGGACCACTCTATGCAAAAGTAAGATGACTTACAGCTTTACAGCTGTGCCAAAAACATAGGAACCAGAGACAGCAACCCAAGTGCTAAGCACAACCATACCTGTGGCTGAAAAAGATCCACTCTGACtctcaccaccaccatcacaacCAATACTGTTGGCACAAACATGGTCACCACTACTAGTACCACTGCCATATACGTGATGCTGTTCATCTTTGGCAACTACAAGAGTTGATAGCTCTCCTTCAATGCTTCATCTGCCCATGTCGTAATTCTCTTTGGATGGCAAAGAATTCAATTTGTGTGTCACGGAGAGAGGAAGGACGGAAGAGTGGAGTTTCTGAGTTAAGAGAGAATGGAAAAGAAATGTTGAAGGCGGACCCACGTGGGGTTCATCATGAGACACTTTTGTCGGTATTTAGTAATATTTTCCTGGATGTGATGCTATCTTTGTCCTTGTCCCCTTTATTGCCGATTGAAAGAAAATGctaatatatcaataatttaactaaatatcataaaatcttctcaaaaaaaaaaaaaaaaaaaaaaaaaactagatatcataaaaaaaaaattggattttcttttttaactcaAGCATTATTTGAGTTTTAGCTTCAACcctcaaaagaaatataaaatttttcattatcaCGAGTAATGTATATAATTTACTTAACCTAACTAATTAAATGAGTCATCTTCTATAACAACTAGTCGCAGATCCATACGTTGtgcatgataattttttaggtaaaatactattttaattcataaactttgtaaagattaaaaaaaaaaaaagttttatcatatttttcataatcttgtcattatcatatatttactgGTTGATGATTTGCATGACATAGATATTAAATAAGAGGTAGAattgttcattagattttttaaagttatgGTGTATAAAGATTAGGGATGATTACAATAAACCTACTTGTGATATGATCcgttttcactttgcctacccgtggtttaaaactttacactttgTCCACTTGAAGTAACTTCTGTTAGccttccgtaacccacctctccgtttgccgttagaaaaacacatttttagtcaaaaacaaatataacaagaattaaaaagctagggttttgattgcTTAAGAACTTCTACAAGAACAAAGTGGAGGAAtacaaatcaaatataaataataataaaatccaatAGTTTCTAGAATCAAAGAACTCTATTATAATCTAATATACTACATTGGACCCCACTAACACGATTCTTGTTATGGCACTCTTTTAACATTTCCAGACAGAAAACTCAAACATGGAACTGTATTCTAGCGGCAACCAAAAGCACATCTACTGTAATCTATACAACCACTAACTCATGAAATCAAACCCATATGTTTATTCTTAACATCCGAAGGGGCTAAAGggcaaaaagaaacaaaaatctcCATCCACCAAAGGGCAAGTTAGATAAAATAATGAATACATGAGGCCCATTGATTTAAATCCAATCAAATTGCAATAAATTAACAAAcccccaaaaccaaacccaacataAAACCCAATCTCATTCTCAGATTGAAAGTAGCAGGAGAGAATCAAAGGGTTTCAAATGAGTTCCAGCAAAGGCGAGAGAAAGAACCATGGTCGTTAATGGTGTCGGTGAAAGAACCATTGCACCAATGCAAGTTCTAGCTTTGGCCATGGGTTCCTTCGCGTTGAGTTTGGCTCCGACTGTGACTTCGAtctgcctctctctctttgctatcttattttctttgctGTGGGTGTAGTAGGTCTATGTTTGTGTTGCTAGATGTGGTGGGTCTGGGTTTTGAAGAGGGGTTTGCTTTGGCTTtggtttgagatttgagagagaaCTAAGGTGAAGCCGTGTATGATTTTTGTGAATGACTGAAAGTGTCTAATaggatttttgtgaaattagaGTAGAGCACTTTCAAGTGTAGGatttttgtaaatgttttttaggatttgtgtgagtatgaaaattttatttggattgatTAACTCAAGACTGTTCATACCAAGAGGTAGTGTGTTCTTGAACCCAAGCTACAAAACCCCCTCTTTGATCttgtttgtttgagttttttctgttattttttgtttttagaggaaagagacataaaagtgaaaataaaatacatttttaccCCTGATTTTAACAAAGGTGGGTAACAGATTGAAGtttaggtgggtaaagtgtaaagttttaaaccacgggtaggcaaagtgaaaacgGGCCATACCACAAGTGGGTTTACTGTAAATATCCCTAAAGATTATAATTGTAgactttaaataaaatgtaaaactattcattagatttttttaaagtcatGGTGTATGaagattataattatatataaggttaaatgaaataTCAAAACATGAGATTATAAATTTTCCAACTttatttctaatataatttttgaattactgaaaaacatctcatttttagttatgatagaaaatataatttctctagttagagtttgattaattttaagtttaaacttTGTATTATCAAtcaatatcatatcatatactatatataataacagAAACTTTTTCCTGCAATTAAGGAGGTGTTGCCATGTAGGAAAAAAGCCCATCTAAAAAACTAACACGTATACAGTTTAAAAGGTTTGAAAGACCGATCGTTACATGGATTGAAAGCCCACTACACCGtataagggggaaaaaaaacataaaaacccaaaataccGTTTAAAGAGACATACGTTGCAGAAAGACAAGGAGAATCGAGAAAGAGAACAATGGAGAGAGATTCAGTCTGTCATAGAtggtggagagagaaaaatctgAGAAGACAGTCAGGCCTTTGCCACCATCAGACCACCGTATCCTCCACTAGTAtagtctctatttttttgtacCGAAGGTCAGCAtactcattttcttttcaaatactGTTTTTGTTGATGTTCCAATCCAAATAATTAAGTTGATAATGATGATAGTGATGTGGCCGCTCACTACGAAGGCAAATTTGGACAAATTACAAGATCTTTCAATTATtctgtgtaaaaataaaattgtatctTGAGAATATTGATAGCATGACAAGTTCATTTAGCCATTAATGagtgtttttgaattttaaatattttcataagtactctttttttttttttttttgataagattcATAAGTACTTTATTCAAATCAAATAAGTACTTTATTCAAATCAAATAAGTACATGAGTTGCAATAAATTTCTTGCAAGTCTAGTAAGCAAATGATTTTATTCACCTTAAACCAATGGGTAACAATTATATGTGTTAGGGTAAAAAGAAATACTACTAATTGAGCGGCTCAGTTCTAATTGGGTCTCAAACAAGCTCGAAAGTTTCATTTTCATATGAGGATTAGAAATCTTGGGATCTAAGATTTGATTCCCAACTTTGACATAGAAGACATCATTTCTCCTCATACTTGGCTGTAGCTGTGGCCCAAAGTGAGTGGAGTTGGTTTCTATGGTACTGTGCTCTGTCGGTGAAAATTTTCCTTCCATGCAAGGGTGGCTTAATGTATTTGGGGGCCTAGGGTGAAAACTGAAATTGagacattttatatatttaaatatgatttttaaaaacttaaatattacttaaattcaattatcttgttttagatgcaaaattactactgtGAAGTTATAGAGCCCAGTGATATGCACCCACCTTTTGTactaggcctaaggcccatgCTGAGGCCCATAATCGCGTATGAAGAAGATAGTGGTGATCATGGCAACCCAGGAAACCGTGCCGAGGACAACTCTATCCTCGGCTAGCCAAAGCCGAGGTAGAAGAAAAGTGATTTACCGGCAAAGACAATCTTCCAAAGTACTCCAAGGAAAAAGATAAGTACAGCAAGTAAGCACACTGGAGCATGGCGGTAGAGCAATTCCAGAAAAAGTTGCTGCCTCTATATTAAATGCTCCACAACTAAtattctggccgcattaatgtggaaatgatACCTAAGTAGTGGCTTTTCAGACTCACAGCTACTACCTAAGAGCTTTGGGAGGAGGTTGATGTGACAAAAACCAACAACAGGAGATCTGACCTGCACATGTATGGTGGAGATGAAGGAGGAAAGTAGTATATAAGGAAGAAAGAGCTTTGAGAAAAAGGATAAGAGATTTTGCtagagaaaacactgtagcaatcttgACTAACTTTGTAACCATTGTCACTGtcactcaaaaaataataagttgaaGCTCCTTGGACTAGTGTCGAGGATTGAATTGCTTGCTCAAGtccatatttgttttacttattcaTTCTTTAAATCATCTTCAACTGTTGTTACACTCATTAAAGCCCAGTTCTTCTACCCACTCTCTACagatttattgtattgggctttcTGGGTTTGAATTCACTTATCCCTTAGGAATAGTGCTCAAACTTAGTCCCTAcaactactaattaacatgagccatgtagatttttttttttttttttttttgaaagtctattgacaaaaaatttgacaaaacttttcacatCTGTTGACGtgacaaattaataatttgatagtggtaagtaaaaaattgatgttagtggtggatttaaataaaaactagtaaaagtttgtcaactcaacttgtgaaaaatgttgtaaatatttttttttgtattgctctttctttttttagaagtgctacattcataatatttttataacaaatcttaggtgTTAATTtgttactggttctaatttgaacttatcactgaaattaattttttatcatcaataATACCCTGTAACAATCTATTTCTTaggatttattttaaaagtattgtgaaaaatgttatggacgtaacatttttttttcttcttgtttttcatttgataaaaaaatattattttatccattggctaatatttggacttaattaatactattataatattaaaaaaaaaaaaaaaaaacctattgattaaaatttggaGGCCTTTTTTCTACTTGGAGCCTTAGACGGCTACATCAGTTGCTTTACATATAGAGCTGGCACTGCTTCCATGAGGTGCATTGGTTGGAATTGCTAAGGCATTTGCAAAGCCTCAATATTTCGCTACCTTAGGGCACTCGTTAAGAGAGACAAACCTCCAAGTATTGTTTTTAAGTGAGACTAAGGCTGGTGAAGAAAGGATGGAAAGGGTCATGAAAGCCATAGGTTTTGCAGAAAAGATTGTTTTAGGCAGTGCTGGTAGATCAGGGGGAATTTGAATGATGTGGAAAAATGACTTCAAAGTAGATGTAGctgattttaataaaaatgttgtggctGTCAAGATTAATGATGGTGCATGTCAACGGGCATTGATTGGATTTTATGGTCTTCCTTACTCTACTAAGAGAAGAAAGGCTTGGAAGAACTTGGGAGCTATGTTATTAGTTATAGAGGAGCCTTGGGTTTGCCTAGGGGATTTCAATCTAGAAATAGATGatcaagaaaaagatagagGTAGGAGAGCTAGAGCTTCAGCgccaaatttattttctcaaggAATTGATGTTTGACCTGGGGGCCAACGGTAGTCTTTCACATGGACTGATAGATAAGAGATGGGGTAAAAGTTGCATTAGACAAAGGTTATAGACAGAGGCATTGGTGGCATAAGTTGAAGAGGCATTTTCCCAAAAGCTACTATTTACCTCCTTGCTGCTGTTAACTCAGATCATTGCCCTCTGTTTTTAGATAATCCAAGTAATTTTTGTGCTCCAAGACCTTTTAGATTTGAAGCAACCTGGGAGAGGGATTTGAGAAGCTTTGAAGTGATAAATCAAGCTTGGTCTAGCGAATTCAAAGGATCAGATGCCTTTAAACCGTGCAGGAAACAAGAAGTAACCTGTGATGCATTAAAGCAGGGGAATACAGAGGTGTttggttttagacttttagtaaTATCAAAATTGCTAGGTTGACtgagaaaattagaaaaatccAAATGAAAGAGACCAGAAACTGGCGATTGAAAGCTCAGTACAAAGATGAGTTGAATGAGTGCATGGTTGCTTAAAGTATCTTTAAGCAACCACTCATTTTGTAGTTACTCATTCAAAGTGTACGTGTGTACATGTGAATGTATCTTTTTGTAGAGAGAGAGCTTAATTTTGTAGCACATTATCTTGCAAAGTGTACATGTGATATTAACAGTGTACTATGCTATAGGAACTCCTTCCTCCCAACTGAAGTTTGTGATGCTTGGAGGAAAGACTGTTTGATTATTTCTTCTGTTTAATAGAAGTGGgttttagcaacaaaaaataaataaataaaagtgggCCTCAAGAATCTTTGGCCGCCGGTGTGATGCAGCCGTGTGATCAGAGCAGTTTTTTAAACACCCCTACATCacttaacaaaaaacaaaaaaacaaaaagacaaaaaaacaaaaaaagaaaaagaaaaaacataaacataaacataaacaaaaatataaggaaaagcaagtttctttgttttgtaagGAATTGGCCGAGCTGATTGTTTTCATCTTCAGTGGAAGGTGTTGAAGGACCTCGGGTTCTCCGACGAGACAACTTCAAGGTCCTTTGACGAGACAACCTCATACCACGACTCCCAGAACCTCCTCCATTATCCCGCCTAGATGACCTCATACCACGACTCTTAGAACCTCCTTCATTATCCCGCTGTGAGGGACCAACTCCAAGCCCTTCAAACCATTTCTCCAAAGTTTGAATAAGAGACTCTGCCAACTGGGCCCACTGCAAGGATATATGATCTTAGAACCCAACTTCACAAATTGCAAACATGGAATCTACAAACGATAAAAGAGCAAGAACACACTGAAGAGACCTTTTGGTCCAGTTGGGTATAAACAGCTTGTTTTAGAGATTCAATCATCAACATGCGCTCAGCAAAAAGATCAGCCTCAATATGCATGAAGAGAACTATAAGGTATGCACCAAAAGTGGAAAGCACTTGGTGAATGAAAAACATACCGGACAGGTCCATGGAACATTCGAAGCTTGTTTCAGCCTTTCATGTTGCGTACATCTGATAGATCCATCTTCATTCTTCACTTGGCATGACCATGGAGGAAACTTAGAGTACCTCTCCAGGAAAGAACCACTAGGGTCTTCAACATGACTAGAGGGTTGAGACGCAGTCCTTTCAGGCAATGAACCTTCATAATCAGAACTATGCCCTTCACAATGAGCAGCAAAAGTTTCCCCATCAACTTCTAAATTCACATCTGTTCCCTCTCCAGTTTCAAATAGCTGCCCCAAATTCTGACCAAGGTTAGAAGGTGGTACTGCAATAGAGTAGATCTTAGGACCCTTGGTGTATGATCTCACAACACCTACACTACAGTGAACCTTGAGGCAATCATCTTTGAGGTAGTCAGATGTCTGTAGATCAGTTCTTTTGAAAAATCGCTCACAACCCCTATGACATCCAACTAACAAAACTATTATACCACATTTGCCACTTGATTACATTAAATGAAAAATGGAGCAAAGTTATTCAACGGAAAATGATTGCATGTAGGTCATAAGTATAACATGATAgcataaaaagttaaaaacattaCGCCCACAAGATGCACATAGTAGTCATTGAATCAAACATAGTTGTCACCTGAAAAGTCCATGGCAGGTATATCACGCCTAATCAACAAGATTTTGTTATCACAACACAATATATGGTGAACTAATTAGATGAGACAAATATTACATCTTGCTTCTATTAATCTCTTCAATAGCTCAAAATGAAACCATACacaataaataaacattaatgcCACTACATTTTCAACGTATTCAtctatgaaattatatatatctaGCCAAAGAATTACATATAAGAGAGTTCAAAACTCCTTACAAGTACTCAAAAAGAGTTCATGAATTAGAAAAACACCATCTGTCTGGTTCCATCCAATCCTAATGCGATATGGAATGATAAGATTATTCTACTGACCTGAATTTAATCTCATGGATATGTTT contains the following coding sequences:
- the LOC115959769 gene encoding sugar transporter ERD6-like 5 isoform X3 — its product is MNSITYMAVVLVVVTMFVPTVLVVMVVVRVRVDLFQPQVGYSSPAQTGIMDDLGLTVAEYSLFGSILTIGAMMGAIVSGQIADYIGRRDNGLFRDILPGWLDLGRLLVGCGMGLLSYVVPIYIAEITPKKLRGGFTTVHQVRQNSYEYGNHVSHCPVHLLIATHTVDDLLWGIVNIFNWSFCEMANFGSDWNYTMSSTTSWSIL
- the LOC115959769 gene encoding sugar transporter ERD6-like 5 isoform X1, whose translation is MNSITYMAVVLVVVTMFVPTVLVVMVVVRVRVDLFQPQVGYSSPAQTGIMDDLGLTVAEYSLFGSILTIGAMMGAIVSGQIADYIGRRGTMGFSEIFCLAGWLAIAFSKGAWWLDLGRLLVGCGMGLLSYVVPIYIAEITPKKLRGGFTTVHQVRQNSYEYGNHVSHCPVHLLIATHTVDDLLWGIVNIFNWSFCEMANFGSDWNYTMSSTTSWSIL
- the LOC115959769 gene encoding sugar transporter ERD6-like 5 isoform X2 produces the protein MNSITYMAVVLVVVTMFVPTVLVVMVVVRVRVDLFQPQVGYSSPAQTGIMDDLGLTVAEYSLFGSILTIGAMMGAIVSGQIADYIGRRGADNGLFRDILPGWLDLGRLLVGCGMGLLSYVVPIYIAEITPKKLRGGFTTVHQVRQNSYEYGNHVSHCPVHLLIATHTVDDLLWGIVNIFNWSFCEMANFGSDWNYTMSSTTSWSIL
- the LOC115959769 gene encoding sugar transporter ERD6-like 5 isoform X4 — encoded protein: MNSITYMAVVLVVVTMFVPTVLVVMVVVRVRVDLFQPQVGYSSPAQTGIMDDLGLTVAEYSLFGSILTIGAMMGAIVSGQIADYIGRRGTMGFSEIFCLAGWLAIAFSKGAWWLDLGRLLVGCGMGLLSYVQLGTYIYSRNNT
- the LOC115959768 gene encoding uncharacterized protein LOC115959768 isoform X2, whose translation is MVRIVSPNSQPMFSSSSSSSSSLSWSTPTTTSTSMTETVNGSHLFKIAGYSLLKGIGIGNYVASDTFTGGGYSWAIYFYPDGKKVQYDAPYVSLFIVLASEGTDVRALFELKLLDQSGKGRHKVHTQFDSGPYTIRNCGSMWGCERFFKRTDLQTSDYLKDDCLKVHCSVGVVRSYTKGPKIYSIAVPPSNLGQNLGQLFETGEGTDVNLEVDGETFAAHCEGHSSDYEGSLPERTASQPSSHVEDPSGSFLERYSKFPPWSCQVKNEDGSIRCTQHERLKQASNVPWTCPWAQLAESLIQTLEKWFEGLGVGPSQRDNEGGSKSRGMRSSRRDNGGGSGSRGMRLSRQRTLKLSRRRTRGPSTPSTEDENNQLGQFLTKQRNLLFLIFLFMFMFMFFLFLFLFFCLFVFLFFVK
- the LOC115959768 gene encoding BTB/POZ and MATH domain-containing protein 1-like isoform X3 codes for the protein MVRIVSPNSQPMFSSSSSSSSSLSWSTPTTTSTSMTETVNGSHLFKIAGYSLLKGIGIGNYVASDTFTGGGYSWAIYFYPDGKKVQYDAPYVSLFIVLASEGTDVRALFELKLLDQSGKGRHKVHTQFDSGPYTIRNCGSMWGCERFFKRTDLQTSDYLKDDCLKVHCSVGVVRSYTKGPKIYSIAVPPSNLGQNLGQLFETGEGTDVNLEVDGETFAAHCEGHSSDYEGSLPERTASQPSSHVEDPSGSFLERYSKFPPWSCQVKNEDGSIRCTQHERLKQASNVPWTCPIPCLQFVKLGSKIIYPCSGPSWQSLLFKLWRNGLKGLELVPHSGIMKEVLRVVV